Genomic segment of Desulfurobacteriaceae bacterium:
TAAAAATAAAGGAGAGCGTATAAAGGTGCAGAAACTTAGCAATAACTCTGAAAACAAGCAGAATAAATAAACCTACAAGGATTTGAATAGCCCTTGTTTCAGAAAGATATAAAAAGACCCGGTAAATAAGAAAGGCTACTATAAGGATGTCTATAATATCCCAAAAGGTTATCTTAGGGATAGTTTCTAACAATATTCCTCCTCTATCGCCAAAAGAACATCAAGAAATTTCTTAGTTTCCTTTACGTCGTGAACTCTCAAGATTTTTGCTCCCCTAATTACGGAAGCATAAAGGGAAGCAAGAGTTCCTTCTATTCTCTTTTTAGGATCGGTTTCACCAGTTATTGCTCCGATGAAACTTTTTCTTGAAGTTCCAATGAGAATTGGGATCCCAAATATTTTAAATTCAGAAAGTCTTCTCAAGATAGTTAAATTATCTTCAAGCCTTTTCCCAAAACCGATACCGGGGTCTATGATTAGCTGACTCCGCCTCACTCCTTCTTTCTCAGCATTTTCAATTGTTTTTTCAAAATATTCCATTATTTCTTTTATTACATCTTCGTAGTAAGGGTTCTTCTGCATATCCTTAGGAGTGCCTTTTATGTGCATAATTACTGCGGGGCACTTTCTCTCTGCCACAAGTTTAGCCATTCTGCTGTCAAAGTGGAAACCACTAATATCGTTTACAATGTCTGCTCCAGCATCAAGTGCCCTTTTTGCTACTTCAGACTTGTAAGTATCTATGGAGATGAAAAAGTCATCACCTAACCTTTTCCTGATTTCCTCAATTACGGGAATTGTTCTTTTGATTTCTTCATCTATCGGTACAGGCAAAGAACCTGGACGTGTAGACTCACCTCCAATATCAATTATCTTGGCTCCACCTTCTAACATTTCCTCACAGTGTTTTACTGCACGATCAAGAGAAAAAAACTCCCCACCATCTGAAAAGGAATCGGGAGTTACATTCAAGATTCCCATTATGACTGGTGTGGATAAAC
This window contains:
- a CDS encoding TIGR00159 family protein yields the protein MLETIPKITFWDIIDILIVAFLIYRVFLYLSETRAIQILVGLFILLVFRVIAKFLHLYTLSFIF
- the folP gene encoding dihydropteroate synthase, with protein sequence MFITVRNFKSKEDLKNYLLCIGNTEIGSEILSSKGFILNIEIQGIDTRAANILKQDAISLGGDCAVPRKASSFEKGTCTVLLMITERGLKKLIEKLKLQPFGLKKLSEKLEILLKNYRKEDFSIECRGKKLSLSTPVIMGILNVTPDSFSDGGEFFSLDRAVKHCEEMLEGGAKIIDIGGESTRPGSLPVPIDEEIKRTIPVIEEIRKRLGDDFFISIDTYKSEVAKRALDAGADIVNDISGFHFDSRMAKLVAERKCPAVIMHIKGTPKDMQKNPYYEDVIKEIMEYFEKTIENAEKEGVRRSQLIIDPGIGFGKRLEDNLTILRRLSEFKIFGIPILIGTSRKSFIGAITGETDPKKRIEGTLASLYASVIRGAKILRVHDVKETKKFLDVLLAIEEEYC